The Actinoplanes sp. N902-109 genomic interval CCGACTCCTTGCCCTCCCAGTCGGCCACCGGGTTCCACTGCGGCTTCGTGGTCTGGTCGATGCCCAGGACGTGACCCTTGCCGTCGCGGAAGTAGACCATGCCCTTCGACGTGGCGCCGCTCTCGATGGTGTGCTTCCAGCCCTTGGGGACGTACACGGAGAAGCCGGTCGGGTCCTTCCAGTTCTGCCAGCCCGACGGCAGGCCGGGCAGGCTGCTGCCGGTCGAGGTGGGCCGCGCCGAGGTGGCCGACGGCTTCGGCGCGGACGACGTCGCCGCCGGTGGGGACGCCGACGAGGGGCCGGCCGCGGGTCCGGAACTGGCCGCGACGGTCGGGGCGGCCGAGACCCGCGGCGGCGGTGCCGCCTGCTCACCCGGATCGTCCGGGCGGGTCGCCAGGAACGCCGCAGCTCCCCCGGCGAGCAGCACCAGCGTGGTGGCCCCGGCGGCGAGGAGCGGACGGCGGCGCGAACCGGTGCGCTCGGGTGCGGGCGCGAGCACGGCCTCCAGCAGCCGCCGGGTCTCGGCCGCGTCGATGCGCTGGGCCGGGTCCTTGCGCAGCAGCCCCTCCAGCACCGGGCGCAGCGGGCCGGGCTGGCGGGGCGGGTCGGGCTGGTCGGCGGCCAGGGCGGTCAGCGTGCCGATCGCCGAGTCCCGCTGGTACGGCGAGCGGCCCTCGACCGCGGCGTACAGCGTGGCCCCCAGCGACCACAGGTCCGAGGCCGGTTCGGCGGTGCCGTCGGTGGCCCGCTCGGGCGACATGTACTGCGGCGAGCCCAGCACCAGCTCGGAGCTGGTGGTGATGACGCTGTCGCCCTCGATCGAGGCGATGCCGAAGTCGGTCAGCACGATCCGGCCGTCCGTGCCGAGCAGCACGTTGGCCGGCTTGACGTCGCGGTGCCGCACCCCGGCCCGGTGCGCCGCCTCCAGGGCGTCCAGCACCTCCAGCCCGATCCGCGCGGTGTCCCGCGGGTCGAGCGGACCGTCGTCCTTGATCACCTGCTGCAGCGAGCGCGACGCGATGTACTCCATCACGATCCACGCCCGGCCGTCCTGCTCGATGACGTCGTAGACCTGCGCCACGTTGCGATGGCTGAGCCGGGCGGCGGCCCGCGCCTCCTGCACCATGCGCCGGTGCACGGCGTCGCGCTCGGCGGCCAGCAGGTCGGCGGGCAGCACGATCTCCTTCACCGCGACATCGCGTTCCAGCACCTCGTCGCGGGCTCTCCAGACCTGGCCCATCCCGCCGGCGCCCAGCGACTCACCCAGCCGGTAACGCCCGGCAACGTCGATCGGCCCGGCACTCATGCGAGCCGATATACCCCGGCGGGTGACATCCCACTCGTACCCGGGCAGGATCTAGGATTCCCCGGTGGACGACCTGGATCACGCGCGCGAGCGCGTCACCGCGCTCGGCGCCAAGTTCTGCGTGACGTTCCTCAAGGGCGTGGGCGAGCGCGACGCGCTGCTGCGGATGGGCGCCTACCCCGACACGATCGCGGTACGGGCCGGTGGCGACCACGCCACGGCTCTCGGACTGGGTACGTGGACCCTGGTCGTCGAGCCCGGGGGTGCCGCCGGTGGCGACCACGTCCTGCTGGAGGCCGCGTCCCTGGGCACCGAGGCGTTGTCGGTGCTGCGTGACGAGCAGGCCACGCCGCGGTTCACGTACGCGCGGGACGGCAGGACGGCGGTGGCGTTCGACCCGGCGTACCCCGCCCCCGAGCTGACCTGGGGCACCGAGCCCGAGCTGCTCGCCCACCTGATGCACGCGCTGGGCCTGCGCGAACCGGCCGGCGAGGAGGACGAGACCTGGCGCGACGCGGAGGCCAAGGCCCTGGTGCTCGCCCAGCGGCTGACGAACGTCCGGGTGCCGGTGGATGCGCTGGCCGGGCCCCGGCTCTCGGCCCGCTTGGAACCGTGGTTCGTCGGTGGGGTGCGGCCGGGCGACCTGCTGCGGGTGCGCGAGCCCCTGCCCGGGACACCCGATGCCAAACGCGCGGCGGCGACCGCGACCCTGCTACGCCTCGCTGTCCAGTCCGGCATTTCGGATTTGTCCGACATCGAGGAAGCGGTGACGGCCCTCTCGAAGGCGGCAACAGCAGGCGCGGAAGGCCACACGACGGGCGCGGAAGGTGCGGCAGGCGCAGTGGCAGGCGCGGCAGGCCCGGCAAGCGCGGCAGGCCCGCAAAGCGCGGCAGGCCCGCAAAGCGCGGCAAGCCCGGAAAGCGCGGCAGAAGCGGGAAGCGCCGCAGGCGCGGCAAGCCCGGGAAGCGCGGCAGAAGCGGGAAGCGCCGCAGGCGCGGCAAGCGCGGCAAGCCCGCAAAGCGCGGCAGAAGCGGGAAGCGCGGCAGGCGCAGCGGGAAGCGCGAGAGACGCGCGCTTGGATGGCGGCGCGGGGACGCGGTCAGGAAGCGGCGCGGGGGCGCGGCCGGTGGGTGGCGTCGCGGCGGACTCGGCGCTGGGTCGCCGGGTGCGGGAGTGGCTCGCGGACCCGGCGACGTACGGTGCCTTCACGACGGCCCTGCGCGGTGTGCTCGACCCCGACCCCGATGTCGCCCTGCGTGCCGCGCTGAAGCCGCTCACTCACGAGGAGCGGGCGGCCGTGCTGGCGACGCTCGGCTGATTCTCGCGGCGATATTGCAGGATGGAGTAGCCGATTGCCGCCGCCCACACCACGTATATCACCGCGTAGCAGGCATACCGCGCCCCGTCGGAGGCGTCGATCCAGTCGCTTTTGAGCAGCGTGCGGACGTTCGTCAGGATGATGATGCCGCCGACCGCGGAGCCCAGCACCCGCGGCGGGATGTGCCGCACCAGCCAGGCGGCGACGGGGGCCGCGACGACTCCCCCGGCCAGCAGGGCGACCACCCAGGTGGCGTCGATGTCCTCGCCGCCGATGCCAACGAGGAAGCCGGCGCTGGCG includes:
- a CDS encoding serine/threonine-protein kinase — protein: MSAGPIDVAGRYRLGESLGAGGMGQVWRARDEVLERDVAVKEIVLPADLLAAERDAVHRRMVQEARAAARLSHRNVAQVYDVIEQDGRAWIVMEYIASRSLQQVIKDDGPLDPRDTARIGLEVLDALEAAHRAGVRHRDVKPANVLLGTDGRIVLTDFGIASIEGDSVITTSSELVLGSPQYMSPERATDGTAEPASDLWSLGATLYAAVEGRSPYQRDSAIGTLTALAADQPDPPRQPGPLRPVLEGLLRKDPAQRIDAAETRRLLEAVLAPAPERTGSRRRPLLAAGATTLVLLAGGAAAFLATRPDDPGEQAAPPPRVSAAPTVAASSGPAAGPSSASPPAATSSAPKPSATSARPTSTGSSLPGLPSGWQNWKDPTGFSVYVPKGWKHTIESGATSKGMVYFRDGKGHVLGIDQTTKPQWNPVADWEGKESARVDAGDFSGYHRVRIKEIKYFVKAADWEYTYTSSGSRRHVNNRGVITSSHQAYGIYWATRDSDWDADRSDLDLIFASFRPKT
- a CDS encoding DUF6461 domain-containing protein, translated to MDDLDHARERVTALGAKFCVTFLKGVGERDALLRMGAYPDTIAVRAGGDHATALGLGTWTLVVEPGGAAGGDHVLLEAASLGTEALSVLRDEQATPRFTYARDGRTAVAFDPAYPAPELTWGTEPELLAHLMHALGLREPAGEEDETWRDAEAKALVLAQRLTNVRVPVDALAGPRLSARLEPWFVGGVRPGDLLRVREPLPGTPDAKRAAATATLLRLAVQSGISDLSDIEEAVTALSKAATAGAEGHTTGAEGAAGAVAGAAGPASAAGPQSAAGPQSAASPESAAEAGSAAGAASPGSAAEAGSAAGAASAASPQSAAEAGSAAGAAGSARDARLDGGAGTRSGSGAGARPVGGVAADSALGRRVREWLADPATYGAFTTALRGVLDPDPDVALRAALKPLTHEERAAVLATLG